The sequence below is a genomic window from Beijerinckia indica subsp. indica ATCC 9039.
CCGGCGATCGGGGAGCGGATGAGAGTCTTGTCGAGGAGTGCGTCCGCCAAGGCTACATTGGCCTCGGCGAGGCGGACCTGGGCGCGTGCCGCCGCAATATCTTCCGGCCGTGTGCCTGCCTCGAGGAGGGCCAGCCTTTCAGCCATGACTTCGCGCCGCGCCGCAGTCGTATCGAGATTCGCCGTCGCCACGTCGAGAGCCGCCATTGTCGAGGCGCCCGTCTTTGCAAGGGGGACGCGGCGCTGATATTCGACGCGGGCGAGTTGGAGATTGGCTTCGGCTTCCTTCAGAGCCGCGCGTGCCTCCTTTCGTTCCTCGGAACGGGCGCCATTGATGCTCCGTTCGAGTTCTGCCTGCCTTAAGGCCAACTCCGCCCGCGCTGAGGACAACCTTGCAACCTGCTCGTCATTCTCGATCACCGCGATGATTTGTCCTTCATGCACTTCGTCGTTTTCTTCGACACGGACCTCGTGGATGATGCCAATCACCTGAGATCCGATTTCACGCTCCTCGCTGACAGGCTCGACCAGCCCGGGAGCCGCGGCCAAATGCTGTCGGGACACCGGACTGATCGAGGGTTGCGTCTGCGCAAAGGTTGGCGCTTGCGCGGGCCATACTATGGCTACCAAGCCAAGCGAGGTCAGGAGCACCATGGCGAGCCAAGAGGTTTTCATGACGAATGTCCCATTGTAAGACTTTGAGAATCTGGAAGAATACTTGAACGCTCGACAATGCGACCGTCCTCGAGATGCACGACGCGATCTGCGAAAGGAAAAATTCGGGGATCATGTGTCACGATGACAACGGCGCGATGCTGGTGATGAGCCAGCATACAGAAGAGTTCCATGGCCTTGAGGCCTGTCTCGGCATCGAGGGCAGCGGTCGGCTCATCGGCCATGAGGATGGGCGGATCGCTGGCAAGGGCGCGGGCGATTGCGACGCGCTGTTTCTGGCCGCTGCTGAGCTGCGCGGGATAGCTATCAAGACGGTGTCCGAGGCCCACGAGTTTCAGAAGCTCATGCGCGCGTTCC
It includes:
- a CDS encoding HlyD family secretion protein codes for the protein MKTSWLAMVLLTSLGLVAIVWPAQAPTFAQTQPSISPVSRQHLAAAPGLVEPVSEEREIGSQVIGIIHEVRVEENDEVHEGQIIAVIENDEQVARLSSARAELALRQAELERSINGARSEERKEARAALKEAEANLQLARVEYQRRVPLAKTGASTMAALDVATANLDTTAARREVMAERLALLEAGTRPEDIAAARAQVRLAEANVALADALLDKTLIRSPIAGIVLRRVRIAGEAVTNQPPTPIALIGNLHGLRVRAEVDETDVSQATVGQRVEITADAFPDQKFGGTVYRVSTRMGAKQVMTGRPADRVDTKVLQVLIDLDPGVRLPIGLRVDAYFLSGPSFAEMRPSQ